The genomic segment TCCAGTCCCTTTAAGGGAGAAGAGCGGGACGATCTTTTCCCGAATCTGCTTGGTCTTCGCCCCATAGATGATCGGATTAAGTGCAGGAGGGATGGCTACGTAGAGGTTGGCGACCAGTATGTGGAAGGAGTGAGGAATAGTGCGACCAAAACGGTGAGTGAGGACAGAGAACATGGCTGGTGCGTAGAACATAAGAATGACACAAACATGGGAACCACACGTGTTGAGGGCTTTCTGGCGGGCATCCCGGGATGGGAGGCGGAAGACAGCACGAAGGATAAGCGCGTAGGAGGTGCCAATGAGGATCAGGTCTGAGGTGACCGtcatcacaggcacagcaaagccgTACCAGATATTGATGGAGATGTCCGCACAGGCCAGCTGGGCAACACCTATGTGCTCGCAGTATGTGTGGGGAATGATGGGCGTTCGGCAAAAAGGCAGTCGCTTTAATAGGAACACACACGGTAAGATGATACAAAAGCTCCTGCTGACAACACCCATGCCAATCTTCGTAATAATCTGCCGAGTGAGAATCGTGGTATACCTTAGGGGGAAGCAGATAGCAATGTAGCGATCAAATGCCATGGCCAGTAGGGTGGCAGAATCCACAGCAAAGCTGTAGTGAAGAAAAAACATCTGAGCGAGGCATCCTGAAAAGGTGATTTCCTGAGGACCTAGCCAGAAGATCCTGAAGGTTTGAGGTACACATGTATTAGACAGGATGAGGTCTGTCGCGGCCAGCatggagaggaagaagaacaTGGGCTCGTGAAGGCTGCGCTCCTTGGAAATAAGGTAGAGGAGAACGCTGTTGCCTGCAAGGGCCACCAGGTAGATAATAAGGAAGGGAATCCCAATCCAGAGGTGGAATTGTTCCAGCCCTGGGATTCCCAGCAGGATGAATGAGCCTGGATTGAAGCTGCTCAAGTTGAATGCGGCCATCATGCTCCTGGGTCGGATGTGTCTCAGaggctgaaaataaaaatgtcacgGCTAATTGTGAAAAAAGATCTACAGACATCGacctctctgccttctccctcaTTTTGCAATTTGTAAAGTGATAAAtgattcttctcttctctttactAATAAACATCTGCCAAACCTTCCAACACAAATTTGTCTTGATCGGAGtggaatcaaaataatttttcccagAGGTACACGTCATATAACTTTGAATCAAGCCCTTCCTGGCTACCAACAACCGAGGACgttttctaagaaaatatgtgcaaaaaataatataaggcAGAAAAGCAATCACTCATCAGGGATTTGGAACAGAGTGTAGTGTGAAGCCACAGTACTGGTGAACCCAAAGGACACCTGTAGGGTCCCAGAGGGCTGAGAAGAAGACAGGCTTAATGTCTGAAACCAAAGCAGACCCTGCGGTCTCTTCTTCAGCCTCCCCTCCGCACTAGGACATTCTGGTTCTCCTTGGCATTATAGAAAAGTTCACCGAcatgaagaaagagacaaagaacatTCTTCCCTAAAATGTCTAGGTTTAGGTGATTTCATCTGCCACTTCAGACATTCCCAGGATGGAGTTTTCAAGAGAAGACACTCTCCAGTAACGTACTTAGTCAGATGTGTTTCATGGAAAGAACAGAAGCCTCCTACCCTCTGGATCCTCAAAGAAAACCATCCCAGTCCAGGAGCCCAGTCTCCTGGCAACGTTCTGAAAGGACATGCTTGCCTCTAGCAAATCTATAAAATGACTCATGCTTAAGAGACTTCATCAAAACAGTTGCGCCTTTCTTTCAAAACGCTTATTTTGTGACATGGCACAGAAATCTATTTGTACGGGAATTAAAAGATGCCAAAATATATTCAGGTGGAAAAAGGCAGATTGCAGTATAAGGCTAGTATGTTATTAGTGCTGATCTGGTGTTCACGTTGGTATTTGCATGTAAAAGTCTGGATGAAAACACATCAACTACTCTAAGTGATATTTATGGGGAGAGCTTTATAGGGTAGGGTGGGGAaggaaatttgaatttttaacttcataatatgtaatttctctgttttataaaacaagattttattaaaattaaatattaagaaataattactggcaattattttattttattttattattttactctttcatctttttggggcctcatccatggcatatggaggttcccaggctaggggcctaattggagctgcagctgccggactataccacagccatagcaacactggatccaagctgcatctgcaaacttcaccgcagcttgcagcaatgctggatacttaactcaatgagcaaggccagggatccaacctgtatcctcacagagaaaacactgggtccttaacccactgagccacaatgggaactcctcaaacaacAGTTTTTTTACGTCCTAATGTGTGTTGACACGGAATGAGAACTCCTTGTGTAAACAAGCAATAGATTATGGTAAGTACTGCAGTGAAGTAGATAATAGCAGCCGGAATGGGTGTCACAGAGCAGATTAATAAATTGACAAATTAACTTCAGAGGCATAAGAAGACAGAACTGGTAgaacatgtccattgacagggaGGCGATGGAAAGAAACGTGGGAAAAGAAATATCAGCACCTTCATCTCCATGAAAAGCTTAAGCAAagtttgttttgtgttgtgttgTTTTCTTGGCTTCTACATTGTCTCTTGACTTTccagaataattttaaagattatttaaaatataccatttgTGGAGggcctattgtggctcagtgggttaagaacctgactagtatccgtgaggatgtaagtttgatccctggcctcactcagtgggtgaagaaggatccagggttaccgCAAGCTGtgcgtaggtcgcagataaggctcagatctggcatcgctgtggctgtggcgcaggccggcagctgcagctccagttcaactcctaacctgggaacatgcacgtgccctgggtgcagccctaaaaggagaataaataaataagttttaaaaaataaaatatgaccttTGCTTGCTAGCTGACCAAGGTCAGCAAACAGGCATTAACTTAAAGACACATCACCCACTTGTGTGACCAGCACTCACGTCTAGATGGGATTAGCTCCCTCAGTGGAGAATCTCACACAACCCAGGTTTTCTGCCTCATCACATCTCTGTTACTGACACCATAGTGGCATGTGGTTCCTCTGTACCACCCTAAAGACCCTGGAGGAATTCCTTTGTCTCAGACAACCGCTGGCTTAACCAACCCCAGGCCCCAGATAAGAATACCAAAGCGGAGAATGCCGCAAAGCCCCTCTCTCCCAAAAGGGAGATAACTTTGGTACACCAAGCGGTTACTCACAATTTGACTTTCCATTTCTGGGAAGACTTTTGTCTACATTCTTTCCCACCTACATTTGATCTTGGACATTTCTTCAGCTTAGTACATCTTGCCTCTTCCTCTAACTTCCCACTCCTCTGCCAAGCACGGCAAGCCTTCCTGAACAGCGTCAAATTAGGTCCCGTTCCAAGGTGCATTCCTGGTGCTCCGTACTATCCAAACAGAGTGTTTATCACACTATTGTCATGGTATTTTACTTGgctttttcacttaataaatgGTAAACTTGAAGAGAACAGCTGTCATGTCTGCTAATTTCATGATTCCATTGTTCTAGCCCCATAACAGTGTCTGCTTCAGAGTGTTCCATAAATACCCGTCCAATAAATGAGTGACCAAGGGACCTCTGGCCTTCACAAGAATGAACTTTATCACCCAAACAGAGCTGTGGACACATCTTCCTCATGCTCCTATCCTACAATCCACCTTTCTCTCCCCCAATCTTGACCCCTCACAGCCTGCCGTCGCGCGAGGCAGGCTCCTACACTTCATCTCTGGAAAATGGAAGCTCTAGAAAGGCATGAAAATTTGCTGCCCATATTTAAATACTTCCAAATGAAAAACTCCCATCCACAGACCTGGAAACCCACAGGCACGACACACAACTGGGAAGGAGGGCACAGCAAGATACACAAAATTAGAACCTTCTTCCCTCAccttaaatacagagaaaagggcCCTAgctttatatttccattttttgttgaAACTGCCCAGCTGTCACGGatgatgcattatttttaatctgttagTAATGTCTCTGTCTTTGAGCACAGTCCCTCTCATCACAGAATCCTAAAAAGGATTTTGTCTTCAGCAGGCATTCTACTCCAGCCTTATTTACTGGTCTCTGATTGATGGCTGAgcagttttcttctctgttctaAGCCTAGATATGTTGCAATATCTAGTGTATATCTCCACGTGCTGGCTCTTCCAGCACTAAGCTACACATAGGACATGTCCTCCCATAATATCTGTGTCATGAAGTTTTATAATCCATGAAGTATTATAACCTTGTCCTTCCTCTTGCTAtgctgtgtgcctgtgtgtagaTCTCCCCCCTGCCCATTTTAGGGAAAGGAATAGCCATGGTTGGTCCACGGGTCACAGAAGGACTGCTGTAGGAGCCGTTCCAGAAGACGATGATTTAACTCCATGGTGTATTTATCTGTGCTCCTCCGTAGTTCATATGGTGGGTGGTTGTCTTAGTGCTTGTCCCCAGCATCCCCAAAGAACCACAGGACATCTTTCACAAATGCACTCGCAAACACAAACCCATGCTTTTGCACATAAGAGAACCATAAAGTCTCTGAGGTGGCCTATGAAATTTTAATCTCCAGATGGCTGTACCCAAGAGGGTAAGGACCATCCTAGGTCTATCATGGtcacttttctctttaatttttttttttatatccacGGCATTTAACATTTGGACGTTCAGAGAAACATGGAAACATAATAGGAGAAGTAGGAGGAGGAGCTTAGAATTAAGCTCCTAAaaagtaattctttttctttttttttttaagatttttattttttctattaaagttgatttgcaatgttctgtcaatttcttctgtacagcagtgacccagtcatacatatacatacattctttttctcacctcattcttcatcatgttccaacacaagtgatgagatagaattccctgtgctgtacagcaggacctcattgctgatccactccaaatgcaagagtttatATATACTAACTGCAAACTCCCAGTCTTAGAAGTAATTCCTTTTCATGTCATTCTCTTATGGGAAATGTCAGCTCTAGAACCTATACTCAAAGATCTAATCTTGGCCTTTCCTATTTCCCAGAGCTCACTCTTCCCCcacttcccctctcctctccgcTACCTCTATTTCTCATCAGCTCTACTCCCTATTAGCTTTACTCCTAATAAATCTATATTACTCACCACCAGCTTATACCTTGGAGGTCCTGGTCCTGGAGCTGTTTTGCAAAGGCAGGGCAAGAACCAGAGACTGCAGAAACACAGCAAGCAAAAAGCAGaccaaagaacaaaagaaggcGTCCCAGGGTCAGTAAGGACAGATACCACCACAAAGGGGACAGACAGGGTCACGCCTAGTAGAGAAGAACGAACACAGTGCCTGGAGGAGTGGAGTGCACGTGTACTGGCCTCGGCTTCTCCAGGGATTAGACACACGTTACAACAGAGGACCGCTGAACCTGAGGGACACATGGCCCTCAGTTCCCAAGGCCCCAAGCCAGTCTGGGATGTGAGCAAGGATTCAACCAAATTCGCACTGCCATCTCTGCTTGTGAGAGGTGGCATGGTGATTTTGGAATCCAGGATGGTAGCACCTGAGTCTCAGGAAGGTCTTGATCTGATTTGATACGTAATTTGATAGAGAAACTCTGCAAGAATCAGATGAACCCCTTCTCCGGTCCAGGCTAGAAAGCCTAAAAGTTCTGGGGCAGGGACTctttcaggttttattttattttgaatcccCAAAAGAGCTTTTTTCACAGTAAATACTcaagaaatgtctgttgaatggAAACAAATGTGGGTCTAACCTTAGACAATAAAACCCTGAAACCTTTTCTCACGGTGGTTGCCATCCTCCCAGGTGTGAAGAAGTTCCTCTTTTTAGAGATTTACTTCAATGTTCAATTTATTCCTTGttccattcagcaaatatttaccgCATGCTTATTATGAACCAGGAACTTTGCAGACGATAGGGACATGATGGTAAAAACAGCAAAAACGAATCAGGCCCTAGTGACATAATGAAGGGAGTAGACACTAAACAACCGTGTATACAAGCAATCACCTTATTAAAGTTGTGATAAGATCTGCAATAAAAGTGCACTGTGTTCCCCTTGTGAGCTCAGCGGGTTATGTACCTGACTTGTCTCTGCGAAAATCCGATTTCGATCCCTAACCTACCGCCTCGCTCTGTTGgaaaaggatctggagttgccccaAGCTCTAGTGTAGTTCgaagatgccgctcagatctggtgttgctgtggctgtggtgcaggtctgcagctgcagcttcaagcttcagttcgacccctggcctgggaacttcatatgctgccttaaaggtacagccttaaaattttttaaaaaattgcattgtGCAAAGATAATGTATACAAAATACAGTGATCAAATATGCAGGGTTAAAGAAGGAATGTCTGAGGAAGGATCTTTCAATGAAGCCTAAATAGCAACGGCCAAGCAGCGAATGAGGAGAAAGTACCGGcagaagagacaggaagaaaTTCGATGCGTTTCGGGAGCTGAAACAGTGGTACACAGTCTTGATTTACTAACGATAGTGTCAATCCACCCGTGGTGTCATTTTCTCCAACTTATTCAAACACTAACAAGGCTAACCCTGTGAAGTTTCCTAGAatgttttttttcaaatgagtatGCAAGACGAGTTTAGGATGAGTTGCGTTCAGGATAAGCACATAATACCTTAAGTGATACGCTATGGGATGGAAAATggatagagaaggaagaaaggaaaagcagagatgATGGCTCGGAGGAAGGGTTCCTGACGAACCCTGAATGTGCCTGAAACCTGTATTGAGACCACATCGTGTGTCAGGTATTTTCATAAGACCGGGTGTAAGAAGGGGCCTAGGACTAAGTTTCTGCCTTCAAGGAGCACATGATATAAGAGTGGATGGATAAATACATAAGCAAATAAGAGTGGTGGTTTATAGCAGTGGCATGGATAAAGCAGCCCCTGCACGTGTCTCTTCTAAACTGCCTAAAGGGTCTTCcagatgggggggcgggggggaaagaGTCGACACACTATAACAGAGGATCTTATCTTAGAATTTCAATTTTACTCTTTACTTCTTACTTCCAAGGAATTTATTATGTTCATCGTGATTAAATGTATGGCTTCTTTTCCAGTTGGGATTTTAGGAAATAGATGGTTTTATCTGGGACAATTTCTTAGGAGGAGCCTTGCcagctcccccccaaccccatccaaTACACAGTCTACCAACaacaagtttttgttttgcttttgttttataaaataacagaATACTGAGTATTGCTGACACTCAAGAAAGGACACCATTTTTGGAATTATTTGCTCAAAGAGTCAGGGGAGTGCAGATGAAGTGAGAACAACAAAGTGTGAATAAGTGTAAATTAAGTACAAGACTCTGATTTTCATGGAAGACACTAGACACTCTTTTTATGGAAGTCTTCCTTTCCCTGCAGTGAGATGCTAAGGACGAGACCTATGCATGACCTTGAGGAAATGGGACTTGCAGAGTTTCAAGGCGCAAAGTGTTCAAATCAATCATATTTGACATAGAATGATCGCTCTGGCTTTTATAAAGACAGCGAATCGGATGGAGCAAGGTTGGAACTCATTTAAAAGGGTGACTTTGAAAGGCTCTCGAGAGACTAGATAAGGGCCCAGAAGAGCTGGCCGTGATGAAAATGAGAATGTGATGCATAGTCTACTGTAATGACCTTTACACACTTCAAACTCAAATACGAAACGCAAATGTTGAGTTTGTTTTGTTGGACAATGACGTAGAAATAAAAGGCAAGCCAGAGGCCCCTGGCTTTGGAATTGAGGTGTTGCAGGGGTGCTATTTACTGTAAATAAGGTCCAAAAAGGAAAaccactttttgtttgtttgtctgtttgttttctttttagggccatacctgagtaCTTGCAACCGCAgagacccactgagggaggccagggatcaaacctgcatcctcacagacactatgttgggttctaaacccacggagccacaaggcGAATGCCCAAAGACCACTCTTAGTGGGAAAAGTTAGAGAAATTCGCAGGTCagtttcagagaaattaagtgtGAGAAGTGTGTGAATCGTTCTAGTGAAACTATCCAGGAAGCAATTGGACAAAGAACTCAAAATAAGACAGGCCTGGGTTTTGATTTTAAATCTCTGTTTGTCTTTCTGTAATTGGTCTAAGACTCTGCTTTCTCACAGGTAAAATAAATGGACTAATTATCCTCTCataaatatgttaatttaaatACACGTTTCATGTTTTaagttaaatgtttaaaaataaaatcttaaattaaCTATAATTGCTTTAAATTAAACTGGTAAGCTATAGACCAAGGGCAATTGAAAACATTTCTGGAGCATGCAATTgaagaaaacagatataaaaaataatcgTCTATGTAATCTGACATGGGTAGGGAGAAAAGTACAGCaggtaaaagacaaagaaggaggaATTCATCAATAATGCATAGAATGAAGACTGCTGTGTGACGCCGTATGTTCTGTAGCTGCCATAGAAAGAATCAACAGCTGCTTAAAAAGGCAAGtagctttctttttaattcagaGCTAAGAAACACAGGGCAGTAGCA from the Sus scrofa isolate TJ Tabasco breed Duroc chromosome 9, Sscrofa11.1, whole genome shotgun sequence genome contains:
- the LOC100622082 gene encoding olfactory receptor 52H1-like, translated to MMAAFNLSSFNPGSFILLGIPGLEQFHLWIGIPFLIIYLVALAGNSVLLYLISKERSLHEPMFFFLSMLAATDLILSNTCVPQTFRIFWLGPQEITFSGCLAQMFFLHYSFAVDSATLLAMAFDRYIAICFPLRYTTILTRQIITKIGMGVVSRSFCIILPCVFLLKRLPFCRTPIIPHTYCEHIGVAQLACADISINIWYGFAVPVMTVTSDLILIGTSYALILRAVFRLPSRDARQKALNTCGSHVCVILMFYAPAMFSVLTHRFGRTIPHSFHILVANLYVAIPPALNPIIYGAKTKQIREKIVPLFSLKGTGRGNR